Proteins encoded by one window of Lathyrus oleraceus cultivar Zhongwan6 chromosome 1, CAAS_Psat_ZW6_1.0, whole genome shotgun sequence:
- the LOC127111333 gene encoding uncharacterized protein LOC127111333 has product MADRHRGRGRPRTQNSDSEPPSGSEDFQWPQFVQQMQHQQNQFMQQMMQQWNGGLHPQGVPQEAVGGSFRDFFRMNPPEFHGRLNPVKAREWITIMEMIFQIMRCSEENKVVFTSHMMKGPVVRWWENASTLMTNQGVPRDWEHFKTTFLDEYFPSSLRTQKEFEFQQLRQGTMKVAVYAEKFEDMTAYSRQAEYAPDEKWKIDQFLFGLRGEISHSVSQREFTTYAELLRQCYVAENNLKKVQEERDQYRSGQKDQGRPGNQFRPRPQALKGKQVQHARPNHPPQCRVCKRSHFRRCAGSGIKCFTCQREGHTDMDCPQNKNQMQGRSTGRVYTLDARKAKSNNALIASTCLVNDHPCFVLFDYGATHSFVSIQCMKRIGL; this is encoded by the coding sequence ATGGCGGACAGACACAGAGGTCGTGGTAGACCCAGAACTCAAAATTCTGACTCTGAACCGCCAAGTGGTAGTGAAGATTTTCAATGGCCTCAGTTTGTGCAACAGATGCAACATCAACAAAATCAATTTATGCAACAAATGATGCAACAGTGGAATGGTGGTCTTCATCCTCAAGGGGTTCCACAAGAAGCTGTAGGTGGTAGTTTCCGGGATTTCTTTCGCATGAATCCTCCTGAGTTCCATGGTAGATTAAATCCTGTGAAGGCTCGTGAGTGGATAACCATCATGGAAATGATTTTTCAAATAATGCGCTGTAGTGAAGAGAATAAGGTTGTGTTTACTTCTCACATGATGAAGGGTCCCGTTGTGAGATGGTGGGAGAATGCATCGACTCTTATGACCAATCAAGGGGTACCTAGAGATTGGGAGCATTTTAAGACTACTTTCTTGGATGAGTATTTTCCTAGCTCTTTGAGGACTCAAAAAGAATTTGAGTTTCAACAGCTTAGACAAGGTACTATGAAAGTAGCTGTGTATGCTGAGAAGTTTGAAGATATGACTGCTTATTCTAGACAGGCCGAGTACGCAccagatgagaaatggaagatCGATCAATTCCTTTTTGGTCTAAGAGGTGAAATTTCTCATAGTGTTTCTCAAAGGGAATTCACTACTTATGCTGAATTGCTAAGGCAATGCTATGTGGCTGAGAATAATTTGAAAAAAGTTCAAGAAGAAAGGGATCAGTATAGGAGTGGACAAAAGGACCAAGGGAGGCCAGGTAACCAGTTTAGACCTAGACCTCAAGCTTTAAAGGGAAAACAAGTGCAACATGCAAGGCCTAACCATCCTCCGCAATGTCGAGTATGTAAGAGGTCTCATTTTAGAAGATGTGCTGGAAGTGGAATTAAGTGTTTTACTTGTCAGAGGGAGGGACACACGGATATGGATTGTCCTCAGAATAAGAATCAGATGCAGGGGAGGAGCACTGGTCGAGTTTATACTTTGGATGCAAGGAAGGCTAAGAGCAACAATGCCTTAATTGCTAGTACATGTCTCGTCAATGATCATCCTTG